DNA from Dokdonella koreensis DS-123:
TGGAAGTTGAGCGGGTCGTCGCCGGTGACGGTCGTCAGTTCGAGCTGCGGCGGCACGACGCTCGGGTCGACCACGCGGTATCCCCAGCCGGTGCCGCGCTGGTAGCGCAGCGTCAGCACGTCGGCGCCGGTGACGCGCTCGCCGGCGGCGCTGCCGGCCGACGGCAGGAACGGCGCGGGCGGGACGGCGGGATCGCAGTCGCCGCTGCCGCATTCGTAGCCCTGCGCGAAGAAGCGCGAGCTCAGCGGATAGACCGTGTCGGCGGGCCAGCCGGCCGGCGCGGCGACCGTCAGGTCCGGAAACACCAGCGCGGCGGTGGTGTTGACGATCGGCGCCGCCGAGCGGTAGACCGGGCCGTTGCTGGTCGGGCGCCAGTTCATCGGACTGCTGTTGCTGCGGAACTGGCCGTTCATCATGCGCAGGTCGCTGTCGATGCGCGTGACCGCGTAGCGTCCGTTCTCCTGGATCCGGGCCAGCGCATCCTGGACGCGGCTGGTCGTGTTGGTCGCACTGAACAGCGTGACCAGGCCCAGGCTGAGCAGGAGGCCCAGCACCATCGCGATCATCAGCTCGACGAGATTGAAGCCGGACGCGTACCGGCGCCCGGTGGACGCGTGACGCCGACCGGTCATTGCAGGCCGCGTGCTCATGGCTGGAACACCCAGGCGAAGGTCTGCTGCCGTGTGCCGGCGTCCTCGTCCTGTGTGTCGAGGCCGGCTTCGGTCCATTGCATCGTGATCGTGCACAGCCCGTCGTAGGGCGTGCGGTCGCGCTGGCTGACGGCCGACACGACCGTGGCCGAGTTGCGCTCGCACAGGACCGTGGCGGTCGGATTGGGCATCAGGTCGACCAGTTGCTGGCTCCACAGCGTGCGGTCGCGCGTGGCGACGTCGTCGGTCGAGCACGCCGCGCCGACCGCGCAGGCCGGCGGCGTGCCGGTTTCCGGGTAGTCGCCGTCGTAGCCGTTCTCCCACACCGCGGGCATGTTGGCGCGCATGCGGTCGGCCAGCGACTGGGCGAGGAAATTGGCCTGGGTGCGGATGTAGGCGCCGTTGTTGACCTTGACCGACACGACCAGCAGGCCGGCCAGGCCGAGCAGCCCCAGGCTGAAGATCAGCAATGCAACCAGC
Protein-coding regions in this window:
- the pilV gene encoding type IV pilus modification protein PilV is translated as MKRILRPSRGFSLLEVLVALLIFSLGLLGLAGLLVVSVKVNNGAYIRTQANFLAQSLADRMRANMPAVWENGYDGDYPETGTPPACAVGAACSTDDVATRDRTLWSQQLVDLMPNPTATVLCERNSATVVSAVSQRDRTPYDGLCTITMQWTEAGLDTQDEDAGTRQQTFAWVFQP